The following are encoded in a window of Solidesulfovibrio magneticus RS-1 genomic DNA:
- a CDS encoding response regulator: protein MSQHRQRLFIVEDEERIRHNLLLFFEDYEDELEVRTAATAEEALERLREEQADICLVDMRLPGINGNEFIRIAGEMGYCEHYLLHTGSIDLLDPETLAEIGLTSDDAFIKPCDLHEILHRIRQLRQQSES, encoded by the coding sequence ATGAGCCAGCATCGACAGCGTCTTTTTATTGTCGAAGATGAAGAGCGTATTCGACATAATCTTTTGCTTTTTTTTGAAGATTATGAAGACGAACTAGAAGTCAGAACTGCAGCCACGGCTGAAGAAGCCCTTGAACGATTACGAGAAGAACAGGCAGACATATGTCTTGTTGATATGCGTTTGCCCGGCATTAATGGCAATGAATTTATTCGTATTGCTGGAGAGATGGGGTATTGCGAGCATTATTTGCTTCATACTGGGTCTATTGATCTTCTTGATCCTGAAACTCTTGCAGAGATCGGACTCACTTCCGATGATGCTTTTATAAAGCCTTGTGATCTTCATGAAATCTTGCATCGTATTCGTCAACTAAGACAACAATCCGAGAGTTGA
- a CDS encoding sensor histidine kinase, producing MKRLTRRVQFNAALDRPLLPILLTVFVGACLSTVLAYVYTKHVVEDLANAQIKQSLSLLDHEITVEVRDVLAQARFLSREKVLLFGLESSYLGSSAREAATRKLEEYIKDDVFQRYYLMNTNGQIVLASDQSLAGKLDVSDRRYYLQARAGEPTIETIAVSRVSGSPILVASFPIKSSANTVDGVLVIIRDTETFARSLLSKVRIGIHGGGFIIDENGVVLARPSWSSGNAFSVGEETKFIVNSAESNEIVNYVRDGVQRISLTKRNAITGWLLVVEAEKAEIVAPVNHLAAVNVGVSILILVVVAVSLNALRKVLKNLRDSESRFSSLFLLSPDSIMLTDLGTNKVLDVNERFLELFNTNRERIVGRNFMDVGLFLNGQSETVSLMSQEESVSNVEVVVQVAEGRELVFSMSCQTVDTGAVRYRMSVLRDITELHKAHEMMIQTEKMISIGGIAAGIAHEINNPLGIVLQAAQNIVQRIRLDFKKNHDVAHKISVNLEDVVRYIEARQVDVFVHDIKDAAVRASAIIRHMLDFSRKSESKRAVCDLSAIIERAVVLAASDYDLKKNYDFKRISIERDFPEIVQPIHCTETEIEQVILNILRNAAQALASADPPVASPKIIVRMISEADMVRVEIEDNGPGVPPEIQRRIFEPFYTTKAPGVGTGLGLSVSYFIVTKGHGGRMGVQSVIGEGAVFFIELPTDQALEKPL from the coding sequence GTGAAAAGATTAACCCGTCGCGTTCAATTCAATGCTGCGCTTGATCGTCCGCTACTTCCGATTCTGTTGACTGTTTTTGTTGGTGCGTGTTTAAGTACAGTCTTAGCATACGTTTATACTAAGCATGTTGTAGAAGATTTGGCTAATGCTCAGATCAAGCAAAGTCTTTCATTGCTTGATCATGAAATTACTGTTGAAGTGAGAGATGTGCTAGCTCAGGCGCGCTTTCTTAGTCGTGAAAAAGTGTTGTTGTTTGGTTTAGAGTCGAGCTACTTGGGCAGCTCGGCTCGAGAAGCTGCGACTCGCAAATTAGAAGAGTATATTAAAGATGATGTGTTTCAACGCTACTATTTGATGAATACTAATGGTCAAATTGTTTTGGCTTCTGACCAGTCTTTGGCTGGCAAACTTGATGTCTCTGACCGCCGCTATTATTTGCAAGCTCGTGCAGGAGAGCCCACAATAGAAACAATAGCTGTATCAAGAGTGAGCGGGTCTCCGATTCTTGTGGCTTCATTTCCGATCAAATCATCAGCCAATACTGTGGATGGTGTGCTCGTTATTATACGTGATACTGAAACGTTTGCTCGGAGTCTTCTGTCTAAAGTTCGAATTGGAATTCATGGAGGCGGGTTTATTATTGATGAAAATGGTGTGGTGCTTGCACGTCCATCCTGGAGTTCTGGAAATGCCTTTAGTGTTGGAGAAGAAACAAAATTTATTGTCAACTCAGCTGAGTCAAATGAAATCGTGAATTATGTTCGTGATGGTGTACAACGAATTAGCTTGACTAAGCGAAATGCAATTACTGGCTGGCTATTGGTTGTTGAAGCTGAAAAAGCAGAGATAGTTGCTCCTGTAAATCATCTTGCAGCCGTGAATGTTGGTGTTTCTATTTTGATACTTGTTGTTGTTGCTGTGTCTCTTAATGCTCTCAGAAAGGTTTTAAAAAATTTGAGAGACTCAGAAAGCCGGTTTTCAAGTCTTTTTTTGTTGTCGCCTGATAGCATTATGCTCACTGATCTCGGAACAAATAAAGTTCTAGATGTAAATGAACGTTTTTTGGAGTTATTTAATACCAATAGAGAAAGAATAGTTGGTCGAAATTTCATGGATGTTGGATTGTTCTTGAATGGTCAAAGTGAAACGGTGTCTCTGATGTCTCAGGAGGAATCAGTTTCCAATGTCGAGGTTGTTGTCCAGGTCGCTGAGGGAAGAGAGTTAGTATTCTCCATGTCGTGTCAGACAGTGGATACTGGCGCTGTGCGCTATCGTATGTCTGTGCTTCGGGATATTACTGAATTGCACAAAGCGCATGAGATGATGATTCAAACAGAAAAAATGATTTCAATTGGCGGGATTGCTGCCGGCATTGCTCATGAGATCAATAACCCTCTTGGGATTGTCTTGCAAGCTGCACAAAATATTGTACAGCGTATTCGTCTTGATTTTAAGAAGAATCATGATGTTGCACATAAAATAAGCGTCAATCTTGAGGATGTTGTTCGTTATATAGAGGCACGTCAAGTGGACGTTTTTGTTCACGATATTAAAGACGCGGCTGTTCGAGCGTCCGCTATTATAAGGCACATGCTTGATTTTAGTCGGAAGAGTGAATCTAAACGAGCTGTTTGTGATCTTTCGGCTATTATTGAACGTGCAGTTGTGTTGGCTGCTAGTGATTATGATTTGAAAAAAAATTATGATTTTAAAAGAATTTCTATCGAACGCGATTTTCCGGAGATCGTTCAGCCCATACATTGTACAGAAACAGAAATTGAACAGGTTATTCTTAATATTTTACGGAATGCAGCTCAGGCTTTGGCTTCGGCTGATCCGCCTGTGGCTTCGCCAAAGATCATTGTGCGTATGATTTCCGAGGCCGATATGGTTCGGGTGGAAATAGAGGATAACGGACCTGGGGTACCTCCCGAAATCCAGCGCAGAATATTTGAGCCATTCTACACGACAAAAGCACCAGGAGTTGGTACTGGGCTTGGTTTGTCAGTTTCGTATTTTATTGTCACCAAGGGACATGGAGGGCGGATGGGAGTTCAGTCCGTCATTGGTGAAGGAGCTGTTTTTTTTATTGAGTTGCCCACTGATCAAGCCTTAGAGAAGCCTTTATGA
- a CDS encoding ABC transporter substrate-binding protein — MFSLLKSFIILFCFVVSCLSGLGVAHGVAAGPYRIAIVHSYGEEYVWTKNITEGILEALRGVEVSYDIYYLDAKNNPSPEFLRKRSLEIFDKIVQNNVQLVVAVDDPAQVYLVVPYLKDKDGPKVVFCGVNAPLSQYGYPSVNVTGVQERWHFREGFALMAKFLPWVKSVAVLVDSSESAGYVLADLQREREVGGVFPLEVLGVEQASTFQQWQSLVRHYHDRVDVLALGLYHSLKDENTNKVVPPELVSDWNNSNVTKPTLGFTDFSKDHGHLAGVLESGHEQGFLAGKLAYQVLVDKIAPASLPIQLNQRGIVFLNLKTAARLGINLPYEFIEASEVVIQ, encoded by the coding sequence ATGTTCTCGCTGTTGAAGTCTTTTATAATATTGTTTTGTTTTGTCGTCAGTTGTTTAAGTGGATTGGGCGTTGCGCACGGAGTTGCTGCTGGTCCTTATCGTATTGCCATTGTTCATAGCTATGGAGAGGAATATGTTTGGACAAAAAATATAACTGAGGGAATTTTAGAAGCTTTGCGAGGAGTTGAGGTGTCGTACGATATTTATTATTTAGATGCTAAAAATAACCCATCCCCGGAGTTTTTGCGAAAACGAAGTCTTGAGATTTTTGACAAGATTGTTCAAAACAATGTGCAGTTAGTTGTTGCTGTTGACGATCCAGCTCAGGTATATCTTGTTGTTCCATATTTGAAAGATAAAGATGGTCCAAAGGTCGTTTTTTGCGGAGTCAATGCCCCTCTGTCTCAATACGGTTATCCATCTGTGAATGTAACAGGAGTTCAAGAAAGATGGCATTTTCGTGAAGGTTTTGCGTTGATGGCAAAGTTTTTGCCCTGGGTCAAGTCTGTAGCAGTGCTTGTCGATAGTTCCGAATCAGCAGGCTATGTCCTAGCTGATCTGCAGAGAGAAAGAGAAGTTGGGGGCGTTTTTCCTTTGGAAGTTCTTGGCGTAGAGCAGGCTAGTACTTTTCAACAGTGGCAAAGTTTAGTGCGGCATTATCATGATCGCGTTGATGTGTTAGCTCTTGGTCTTTATCATTCGCTAAAAGATGAGAATACGAATAAAGTTGTTCCTCCTGAATTGGTCAGTGACTGGAACAACTCCAATGTGACCAAGCCTACCTTAGGCTTTACAGACTTTTCAAAGGATCATGGTCATTTGGCAGGTGTGCTCGAGTCTGGACATGAGCAAGGGTTTCTTGCGGGAAAGCTTGCATATCAGGTACTTGTAGATAAGATAGCTCCAGCCTCCCTACCGATCCAGCTTAATCAACGGGGCATCGTGTTTTTAAATCTCAAGACAGCCGCTCGTCTTGGTATTAATTTACCCTATGAATTCATTGAAGCAAGCGAAGTGGTAATTCAGTGA
- a CDS encoding GGDEF domain-containing response regulator, which translates to MNPRIVIADDSKLCMRILKDFSEALGYDLVGESNDGIGAIELSRKLRPDIVVLDVYMPGMNGYDACEIIQNELLIPVVLVTGASDEHTINKMLSINPAGVIIKPYSIFQFKTTIGLVYTKEVARVNLSRYKKIIANAPALFSLVDSSCRYVLVNEYYCKVFGKNEIDIVGHEVREFFEENVYCDFVKPNIDKALSGVEAKYEAWFDFPGIGRRYMSVVYTPYSEVKGNIQKGVVVFSSDSTELKMSEEKLDILSSTDQLTGVYNRRKFMESLHGELQRSARFDVSNALLSIDIDNFKAINDTYGHPVGDQALIYVAHILKNSLRQVDVLGRVGGEEFGVVAPGVGKEDVAPFLNRLIVEFNENLFDTQKEKIKITVSIGCVVFGRNNNIEEVLSKADSALYDSKHKGKNRFSIWRDPGLS; encoded by the coding sequence ATGAATCCTAGAATTGTTATAGCCGATGATTCGAAGCTTTGCATGCGTATATTGAAAGATTTTTCAGAAGCATTGGGATATGATTTAGTTGGAGAATCAAATGACGGTATCGGAGCTATTGAATTATCAAGAAAGCTTCGTCCTGATATTGTGGTGCTTGATGTTTATATGCCAGGTATGAATGGATATGATGCTTGCGAAATAATTCAAAACGAGTTGCTTATACCGGTTGTATTAGTCACAGGGGCTTCCGATGAACATACTATTAATAAAATGCTCAGTATTAATCCTGCCGGTGTTATTATAAAGCCATATAGTATTTTTCAGTTCAAAACAACAATAGGTTTAGTTTATACAAAAGAAGTGGCAAGGGTGAATTTGTCTAGGTATAAAAAAATTATTGCAAATGCGCCTGCGTTGTTTTCTCTTGTAGATAGTAGCTGTCGATATGTTCTTGTTAATGAATATTATTGCAAAGTGTTTGGAAAAAATGAAATTGATATTGTCGGACATGAAGTAAGAGAGTTTTTTGAAGAAAATGTATATTGTGACTTTGTAAAGCCTAATATTGACAAGGCGTTAAGTGGTGTAGAAGCAAAGTATGAGGCGTGGTTTGATTTTCCAGGGATAGGTCGGCGCTATATGTCTGTAGTTTATACCCCGTATTCAGAAGTCAAAGGGAATATTCAAAAAGGGGTAGTAGTGTTTTCTAGTGATAGTACTGAGCTTAAAATGTCAGAAGAAAAGTTAGATATTTTGTCGTCAACTGATCAACTTACAGGTGTATATAATAGAAGAAAATTTATGGAGTCATTGCATGGCGAATTACAACGATCTGCGAGATTTGATGTTTCGAATGCCTTATTGTCGATCGATATAGATAATTTTAAAGCAATTAATGACACCTATGGGCATCCAGTTGGAGATCAGGCTTTAATATATGTTGCTCATATACTGAAAAATTCATTGCGCCAAGTTGATGTACTTGGTCGAGTTGGTGGTGAAGAATTCGGTGTTGTGGCTCCTGGTGTTGGTAAGGAAGATGTTGCGCCATTTCTAAATAGATTGATTGTGGAATTTAATGAAAATTTGTTTGACACTCAAAAAGAAAAAATAAAAATTACAGTTAGTATTGGGTGTGTAGTCTTTGGTCGTAATAATAATATTGAAGAAGTGCTGTCAAAGGCTGATTCAGCGTTGTATGATTCAAAGCATAAAGGTAAGAATAGATTTTCTATTTGGCGTGACCCTGGGCTTAGTTAA